From the genome of Streptomyces sp. NBC_00659, one region includes:
- a CDS encoding iron-sulfur cluster assembly accessory protein gives MSVSDETTTVSDGIILSDAAAAKVKALLDQEGREDLALRVAVQPGGCSGLRYQLFFDERSLDGDVLKDFDGVKVVTDRMSAPYLGGASIDFVDTIEKQGFTIDNPNATGSCACGDSFS, from the coding sequence ATGTCCGTATCGGACGAGACCACCACCGTGAGCGACGGCATCATCCTGTCCGACGCCGCCGCTGCCAAGGTCAAGGCCCTGCTCGACCAGGAAGGCCGCGAGGACCTGGCGCTGCGCGTAGCCGTTCAGCCCGGCGGCTGCTCCGGCCTGCGGTACCAGCTCTTCTTCGACGAGCGCTCGCTCGACGGCGATGTCCTCAAGGACTTCGACGGTGTGAAGGTCGTCACCGACCGCATGAGCGCCCCGTACCTGGGCGGCGCCTCGATCGACTTCGTGGACACCATCGAGAAGCAGGGCTTCACGATCGACAACCCGAACGCGACGGGCTCCTGCGCCTGCGGCGACTCCTTCAGCTAG
- the nadA gene encoding quinolinate synthase NadA: MTTAQTQELDVQPTPLALLLLGRQADPKSERGVECPGDLPSPSDPDLVERARAAKEKLGDKVFVLGHHYQRDEVIQFADVTGDSFKLARDAAARPEAEYIVFCGVHFMAESADILTGDAQKVVLPDLAAGCSMADMATAEQVAECWDVLTEAGIAEQVVPVSYMNSSADIKAFTGKHGGTICTSSNAQRALEWAFEQGSQVLFLPDQHLGRNTAVRDMGMSLDDCVLYNPHKPNGGLTAEELRGAKMILWRGHCSVHGRFSVDSVNDVRERIPGVNVLVHPECKNEVVAAADYVGSTEYIIKALEAAPAGSKWAIGTELNLVRRLANRFAPEGKEIVFLDKTVCFCSTMNRIDLPHLVWTLESLAEGNLVNRIEVDKETEAFAKLALERMLALP; encoded by the coding sequence GTGACCACCGCCCAGACCCAGGAGCTCGACGTCCAGCCGACGCCCCTCGCCCTGCTGCTGCTCGGCCGCCAGGCCGACCCGAAGAGCGAGCGGGGCGTGGAGTGCCCCGGCGACCTGCCCTCGCCGTCCGACCCGGACCTGGTCGAGCGGGCGCGGGCGGCCAAGGAGAAACTCGGCGACAAGGTCTTCGTGCTCGGCCACCACTACCAGCGCGACGAGGTCATCCAGTTCGCCGACGTCACGGGCGACTCCTTCAAGCTGGCCCGCGACGCGGCGGCCCGCCCGGAGGCCGAGTACATCGTCTTCTGCGGTGTGCACTTCATGGCGGAGTCCGCCGACATCCTGACGGGCGACGCCCAGAAGGTCGTCCTGCCGGACCTCGCCGCGGGCTGCTCGATGGCCGACATGGCCACCGCCGAGCAGGTCGCCGAGTGCTGGGACGTGCTGACCGAGGCCGGCATAGCCGAGCAGGTCGTGCCCGTCTCGTACATGAACTCGTCCGCGGACATCAAGGCGTTCACCGGCAAGCACGGCGGCACGATCTGCACGTCGTCGAACGCCCAGCGCGCCCTGGAGTGGGCCTTCGAGCAGGGGTCGCAGGTGCTGTTCCTGCCCGACCAGCACCTCGGCCGCAACACCGCCGTCCGCGACATGGGCATGTCGCTGGACGACTGCGTGCTCTACAACCCGCACAAGCCGAACGGCGGGCTGACCGCGGAGGAGCTGCGCGGCGCGAAGATGATCCTGTGGCGCGGCCACTGCTCGGTGCACGGCCGCTTCAGCGTGGACTCGGTGAACGACGTGCGCGAGCGCATCCCGGGCGTCAACGTCCTCGTGCACCCCGAGTGCAAGAACGAGGTCGTCGCGGCGGCGGACTACGTGGGCTCCACCGAGTACATCATCAAGGCCCTGGAAGCCGCCCCGGCCGGCTCCAAGTGGGCGATCGGCACGGAGCTGAACCTCGTACGGCGTCTCGCGAACCGGTTCGCGCCCGAGGGCAAGGAGATCGTCTTCCTCGACAAGACGGTCTGCTTCTGCTCGACGATGAACCGCATCGACCTGCCCCACCTGGTGTGGACCCTGGAGTCCCTCGCCGAGGGCAACCTCGTCAACCGCATCGAGGTCGACAAGGAGACCGAGGCGTTCGCGAAGCTGGCGCTGGAGCGGATGCTGGCGCTGCCGTAG
- a CDS encoding efflux RND transporter permease subunit, whose translation MSWLSRFSLAQRALIGLMSIIALAFGAIAIPQLKQQLLPTIELPMVSVLAPYQGASPDVVEKQVVEPIEDNLEAVDGITGVTSTASEGNAVIMASFDYGNDTKQLVADVQQAVNRARAQLPDDVDPQVIAGSTDDMPTVVLAVTSGKDQQALADQLDRTVVPALDGIDGVGRVAVTGVRDLQVTVTPDDKKLAKAGLTTAALGQALQAGGATVPAGSFDEDGSNHTVRVGGGFTSLGQIQDLMVAGQPGKKPVRLGSVATVKQEPAKADSITRTDGSPSLAVMVTMDHDGSAVAISDAVKDKLPALRADLGAGSAITVVSDQGPAVSKSIHGLTTEGALGLLFAVLVILLFLASVRSTLVTAVSIPLSVVLALVVLWTRDLSLNMLTLGALTIAIGRVVDDSIVVLENIKRHLGYGEEREEAILTAVREVAGAVTSSTLTTVAVFLPIGLTGGMVGELFGSFSLTVTAALLASLLVSLTVVPVLSYWFLRAPKGTPADAEEARRQAEEKEERSRLQRFYVPVLRFATRRRLTSVLIAAAVLVGTFGMAPLLKTNFFDQGEQEVLSVKQQLKPGTSLATTDAQAKKVEKVLDGVKGVKDYQVTIGSSGFMAAFGGGTDTNQASYQIMLEDSASSKDVQDRVESELGKLSGAGTITVAAGDGFGSQDLKVVVKAADGDVLRKAAGQVRDEVAKLDDVTDVTSDLSQSVPRISVKANSKAAAAGFNDATLGAAVGQAVRGTTSGKAILDDTERDVVIRSAEPVTTIQELRGLRLGAVKLGDIADVKLVDGPVSMTRIDGQRAATITARPTGDNTGAVSNDLTAKLAKLKLPSGATASIGGVSSDQSDAFKNLGLAMLAAIAIVFMLLVATFRSLVQPLILLVSIPFAATGAIGLLVVTGTPMGVPAMIGMLMLIGIVVTNAIVLIDLVNQYRAQGYGVVEAVIEGGRHRLRPILMTALATIFALLPMALGVTGEGGFIAQPLAVVVIGGLISSTLLTLLLVPTLYAMIELRKERRAKKKAAKRESLKKESEPAESGESSVGDEDKSPEPAGV comes from the coding sequence ATGTCCTGGCTGTCCAGATTCAGCCTCGCGCAGCGGGCCCTCATCGGGCTGATGTCGATCATCGCGCTCGCTTTCGGGGCGATAGCGATCCCCCAGCTCAAGCAGCAGTTGCTGCCCACCATCGAACTGCCCATGGTGTCCGTGCTCGCGCCGTACCAGGGTGCGTCTCCGGATGTGGTCGAGAAGCAGGTCGTCGAGCCCATCGAGGACAACCTCGAAGCCGTCGACGGCATCACCGGTGTCACCTCCACCGCGAGCGAGGGCAACGCCGTCATCATGGCGTCCTTCGACTACGGCAACGACACCAAGCAGCTCGTCGCCGACGTCCAGCAGGCCGTCAACCGGGCTCGCGCCCAGCTCCCGGACGACGTCGACCCGCAGGTCATCGCCGGTTCGACGGACGACATGCCGACCGTCGTCCTCGCCGTCACCTCCGGCAAGGACCAGCAGGCCCTCGCCGACCAGCTCGACCGCACGGTCGTCCCCGCCCTCGACGGCATCGACGGTGTCGGCCGGGTCGCGGTCACCGGTGTGCGTGACCTCCAGGTCACCGTCACGCCCGACGACAAGAAGCTGGCGAAGGCCGGCCTCACCACGGCCGCCCTCGGCCAGGCCCTCCAGGCCGGAGGGGCGACCGTCCCGGCCGGATCCTTCGACGAGGACGGCAGCAACCACACCGTGCGGGTCGGCGGCGGCTTCACCTCGCTGGGGCAGATCCAGGACCTGATGGTCGCGGGTCAGCCCGGCAAGAAGCCGGTGCGTCTCGGCAGCGTCGCCACCGTGAAGCAGGAGCCGGCCAAGGCCGACTCCATCACGCGCACCGACGGCAGCCCGAGCCTCGCCGTGATGGTCACCATGGACCACGACGGCAGCGCCGTCGCCATCTCCGACGCGGTCAAGGACAAGCTCCCCGCCCTGCGCGCCGACCTGGGCGCCGGATCGGCGATCACCGTCGTCAGCGACCAGGGCCCGGCGGTGTCCAAGTCCATCCACGGGCTGACCACCGAGGGCGCCCTCGGCCTGCTGTTCGCGGTCCTGGTCATCCTGCTCTTCCTGGCGTCGGTCCGCTCGACGCTGGTCACCGCGGTGTCCATCCCGCTGTCCGTGGTGCTGGCCCTGGTCGTGCTGTGGACGCGTGACCTGTCGCTCAACATGCTGACGCTCGGCGCGCTCACCATCGCGATCGGCCGGGTCGTCGACGACTCGATCGTCGTCCTGGAGAACATCAAGCGGCACCTCGGGTACGGCGAGGAGCGCGAGGAGGCGATCCTCACCGCGGTCCGCGAGGTGGCCGGAGCGGTCACCTCCTCGACGCTCACCACGGTCGCCGTCTTCCTGCCGATCGGTCTGACCGGCGGCATGGTCGGCGAACTGTTCGGCTCCTTCAGCCTCACGGTCACGGCGGCGCTCCTCGCGTCCCTGCTCGTCTCGCTGACGGTCGTCCCCGTGCTCTCGTACTGGTTCCTGCGCGCGCCCAAGGGCACCCCGGCGGACGCCGAGGAGGCCCGCCGCCAGGCCGAGGAGAAGGAGGAGCGCAGCCGTCTCCAGCGCTTCTACGTCCCGGTCCTGCGCTTCGCCACCCGCCGCAGGCTGACCAGCGTGCTGATCGCGGCCGCGGTCCTCGTCGGCACCTTCGGTATGGCGCCCCTGCTCAAGACGAACTTCTTCGACCAGGGCGAGCAGGAAGTCCTCAGCGTCAAGCAGCAGTTGAAGCCGGGCACCAGCCTGGCCACGACCGACGCGCAGGCGAAGAAGGTCGAGAAGGTCCTCGACGGCGTCAAGGGCGTCAAGGACTACCAGGTCACCATCGGTTCCTCCGGCTTCATGGCGGCCTTCGGCGGCGGTACGGACACCAACCAGGCGTCGTACCAGATCATGCTGGAGGACTCCGCGTCCTCGAAGGACGTCCAGGACCGCGTGGAGAGCGAGCTCGGCAAGCTCTCCGGCGCCGGCACCATCACGGTCGCGGCCGGCGACGGGTTCGGCAGCCAGGACCTCAAGGTCGTGGTGAAGGCCGCGGACGGGGACGTGCTGCGCAAGGCGGCCGGCCAGGTCCGCGACGAGGTCGCGAAGCTCGACGACGTCACCGACGTCACGAGCGACCTGTCGCAGAGCGTGCCGCGCATCTCGGTCAAGGCCAACTCCAAGGCGGCGGCGGCCGGTTTCAACGACGCCACGCTCGGCGCGGCGGTCGGCCAGGCGGTACGCGGAACCACCAGCGGCAAGGCGATCCTGGACGACACCGAGCGGGACGTCGTCATCAGGTCCGCCGAGCCGGTCACCACGATCCAGGAGCTGCGCGGGCTGCGGCTCGGCGCGGTGAAGCTCGGTGACATCGCGGACGTGAAGCTGGTCGACGGGCCGGTCTCGATGACCCGGATCGACGGGCAGCGGGCCGCCACGATCACCGCCAGGCCGACCGGCGACAACACCGGCGCGGTCAGCAACGACCTCACGGCGAAGCTCGCCAAGCTGAAGCTGCCCTCCGGCGCCACGGCGTCGATCGGCGGTGTCTCCTCGGACCAGAGCGACGCGTTCAAGAACCTCGGCCTGGCGATGCTCGCGGCGATCGCGATCGTCTTCATGCTGCTGGTGGCGACGTTCCGCTCGCTGGTCCAGCCGCTGATCCTGCTCGTGTCGATCCCGTTCGCGGCGACCGGCGCGATCGGCCTGCTCGTCGTCACGGGCACCCCGATGGGTGTCCCCGCGATGATCGGCATGCTGATGCTCATCGGCATCGTGGTGACGAACGCGATCGTGCTGATCGACCTCGTCAACCAGTACCGGGCGCAGGGCTACGGCGTGGTCGAGGCCGTGATCGAGGGCGGCCGGCACCGGCTCCGCCCGATCCTGATGACGGCGCTGGCGACGATCTTCGCGCTGCTGCCGATGGCGCTGGGCGTGACCGGTGAGGGCGGCTTCATCGCGCAGCCGCTCGCGGTGGTCGTGATCGGCGGACTCATCAGCTCGACGCTGCTGACGCTGCTGCTCGTGCCGACGCTCTACGCGATGATCGAGCTGCGCAAGGAGCGCCGGGCGAAGAAGAAGGCGGCGAAGCGGGAGTCGCTGAAGAAGGAGTCCGAGCCGGCCGAGTCCGGCGAGAGCTCCGTGGGCGACGAGGACAAGTCCCCGGAGCCGGCCGGAGTCTGA
- a CDS encoding response regulator transcription factor, with the protein MTIRVVLADDQALLRSAFRVLVDSEPDMEVVGEASDGAEAVTVTRDERADVVLMDIRMPGTDGLAATRMITADPGLAHVRVVMLTTFEVDEYVVQSLRAGASGFLGKGAEPEELLNAIRIAAGGEALLSPAATKGLIARFLARGDDEGPGGARSERLGALTGREREVLVQVAAGHSNDEIAERLEVSPLTVKTHVNRAMAKLGARDRAQLVVIAYESGLVRPRVD; encoded by the coding sequence ATGACGATCCGTGTCGTGCTCGCCGACGACCAGGCATTGCTGCGCAGCGCGTTTCGCGTGCTGGTCGACTCGGAACCCGACATGGAGGTCGTGGGGGAGGCGTCCGACGGCGCCGAGGCCGTGACGGTGACCCGGGACGAGCGGGCCGACGTGGTGCTGATGGACATCAGGATGCCGGGCACCGACGGACTCGCCGCCACCCGGATGATCACCGCCGACCCCGGCCTCGCGCACGTACGGGTCGTGATGCTGACGACGTTCGAGGTCGACGAGTACGTGGTGCAGTCGCTGCGCGCCGGCGCCTCGGGGTTCCTCGGCAAGGGCGCCGAGCCGGAGGAACTCCTCAACGCCATCCGGATCGCCGCGGGCGGGGAGGCGCTGCTGTCCCCGGCGGCCACCAAGGGCCTCATCGCGCGGTTCCTCGCACGGGGCGACGACGAGGGGCCCGGGGGCGCCCGCTCCGAGCGGCTCGGAGCGCTCACCGGGCGCGAGCGCGAGGTGCTCGTCCAGGTCGCCGCGGGCCACTCCAACGACGAGATCGCCGAGCGCCTCGAAGTGAGTCCGCTCACGGTGAAGACCCACGTCAACCGGGCCATGGCCAAACTCGGCGCCCGCGACCGGGCTCAGCTGGTGGTCATCGCGTACGAGTCGGGGCTGGTACGCCCGAGGGTGGACTGA
- a CDS encoding sensor histidine kinase gives MSTLERMRDWLRDHRLALDAALAAGVLVSMVAGSFVDAHGADGTTWSARTPDILSLALMVLAAAALVFRRSAPMKVLAATVGVSLVELVTADPRAPVTMSAVVALFTVASATDRPTTWRVGLLTMTVLTAVAMLAGPLPWYAQENLGVFAWTGMAAAAGDAVRSRRAFVHAIKERALRAERTREEEARRRVAEERLRIARDLHDVVAHHIALVNVQAGVAAHVMDKRPDQAKEALAHVREASRSALNELRATVGLLRQSGDPEAPTEPAPGLARLDELADTFRNAGLPVEVARSDSGTVLPAAADLAAYRVIQEALTNVRKHAGQGAKAEVSVVRVGPVVEVTVLDNGPGRDMIPGQDTSPEQEYGRGHEHGSGPDTGPQEGGGHGLLGMRERVTAIGGSCTAGPRYGGGFRVHAILPVKNHASALGDPV, from the coding sequence ATGAGCACTCTGGAGCGTATGAGGGACTGGCTGCGGGACCACCGCCTCGCCCTGGACGCCGCCCTCGCCGCCGGCGTCCTCGTCAGCATGGTGGCCGGCTCCTTCGTCGACGCGCACGGCGCCGACGGAACGACCTGGAGCGCCCGCACCCCCGACATCCTCAGCCTCGCCCTGATGGTCCTCGCCGCAGCGGCCCTGGTCTTCCGCCGCAGCGCCCCGATGAAGGTCCTCGCGGCGACCGTCGGTGTCTCTCTGGTGGAGCTGGTGACCGCCGACCCCCGCGCCCCGGTCACCATGTCCGCCGTCGTCGCCCTCTTCACCGTGGCCTCGGCCACCGACCGCCCCACCACCTGGCGCGTCGGCCTGCTCACCATGACCGTCCTCACGGCGGTCGCCATGCTCGCCGGACCGTTGCCCTGGTACGCCCAGGAGAACCTCGGCGTCTTTGCCTGGACCGGCATGGCCGCGGCGGCCGGTGACGCCGTCCGCAGCCGGCGCGCCTTCGTGCACGCGATCAAGGAACGCGCGCTGCGGGCCGAGCGCACCCGGGAGGAGGAGGCGCGCCGCCGTGTCGCCGAGGAGCGGCTGCGGATCGCCCGCGATCTGCACGACGTCGTCGCCCACCACATCGCCCTCGTCAACGTGCAGGCCGGAGTCGCCGCCCACGTCATGGACAAGCGCCCCGACCAGGCCAAGGAGGCCCTCGCCCACGTACGGGAGGCCAGCCGGTCCGCGCTGAACGAACTGCGCGCCACCGTGGGCCTGCTGCGTCAGTCCGGCGACCCCGAGGCCCCGACCGAGCCCGCTCCCGGGCTGGCCCGGCTCGACGAGCTCGCGGACACCTTCCGCAACGCGGGGCTCCCCGTCGAGGTGGCCCGTTCCGACTCCGGCACGGTGCTGCCCGCGGCCGCCGACCTCGCCGCGTACCGGGTGATCCAGGAGGCCCTGACCAATGTGCGCAAGCACGCGGGCCAGGGAGCGAAGGCCGAGGTCAGCGTGGTCCGCGTCGGGCCGGTGGTGGAGGTGACCGTCCTCGACAACGGCCCGGGCCGGGACATGATCCCCGGACAGGACACCAGCCCGGAACAGGAGTACGGCCGGGGACACGAGCACGGCTCCGGACCGGACACCGGACCGCAGGAGGGCGGCGGCCACGGGCTGCTCGGCATGCGCGAACGCGTCACCGCGATCGGCGGGAGCTGCACGGCCGGTCCCCGCTACGGAGGCGGTTTCCGCGTCCATGCGATCCTTCCGGTCAAGAACCACGCGTCTGCCCTGGGGGACCCCGTATGA
- the pspAA gene encoding PspA-associated protein PspAA: MIVRIMGEGQVRLDDGRLTALNKLDNELLTEMERGDESGFRRTLAALLDAVRGAGTPLPDDSLEPSELILPSPDATLEEVREMLSDDGLIPG; encoded by the coding sequence ATGATCGTACGGATCATGGGGGAGGGGCAGGTGAGGCTGGACGACGGCCGGCTCACCGCCCTGAACAAGCTGGACAACGAACTGCTCACCGAGATGGAGAGGGGTGACGAGTCCGGCTTCCGCCGCACTCTGGCGGCCCTCCTGGACGCGGTGCGCGGTGCGGGGACCCCGCTCCCCGACGACTCGCTGGAGCCGTCGGAGCTCATCCTCCCGTCTCCGGACGCCACGCTCGAAGAGGTCCGCGAGATGCTGAGCGACGACGGCCTGATCCCCGGCTGA
- a CDS encoding PspA/IM30 family protein: MSGVMKRMGMIFRAKANKALDRAEDPRETLDYSYQKQLELLQKVRRGVADVATSRKRLELQLNQLQNQSSKLEDQGRKALALGREDLAREALSRRAALQQQVTDLETQHQTLQGEEEKLTLAAQRLQAKVDAFRTKKETIKATYTAAQAQTRIGEAFSGISEEMGDVGLAIQRAEDKTAQLQARAGAIDELLASGALDDQSGLAKDDIQSELDRISGGSDVELELQRMKAELAGGSSSQKQAIEGGAGQSQPSSQPQDTPRFDKQ; encoded by the coding sequence ATGAGCGGTGTCATGAAGCGTATGGGGATGATCTTCCGCGCGAAGGCGAACAAGGCCCTTGACCGGGCCGAGGACCCGCGCGAAACCCTCGATTACTCCTATCAGAAGCAGCTGGAGCTGCTCCAGAAGGTCCGGCGCGGTGTCGCCGACGTGGCGACCAGCCGCAAGCGTCTCGAACTGCAGCTGAACCAGCTCCAGAACCAGTCCTCCAAGCTGGAGGACCAGGGCCGCAAGGCCCTCGCGCTCGGCCGCGAGGACCTCGCCCGTGAGGCGCTGTCCCGCCGCGCGGCGCTCCAGCAGCAGGTCACCGACCTGGAGACGCAGCACCAGACCCTCCAGGGCGAGGAGGAGAAGCTCACCCTCGCCGCGCAGCGTCTGCAGGCCAAGGTCGACGCCTTCCGTACGAAGAAGGAGACGATCAAGGCGACGTACACGGCGGCCCAGGCACAGACCCGGATCGGTGAGGCCTTCTCCGGCATCTCCGAGGAGATGGGCGACGTGGGGCTTGCCATCCAGCGTGCCGAGGACAAGACCGCGCAGCTCCAGGCGCGGGCCGGAGCGATCGACGAGCTGCTCGCCTCCGGCGCCCTCGACGACCAGTCCGGGCTGGCGAAGGACGACATCCAGAGCGAGCTGGACCGGATCTCGGGTGGTTCGGACGTGGAACTGGAGCTCCAGCGCATGAAGGCCGAGCTGGCCGGCGGTTCCTCGTCGCAGAAGCAGGCGATCGAGGGCGGCGCGGGCCAGTCCCAGCCGTCGTCGCAGCCGCAGGACACTCCGCGCTTCGACAAGCAGTGA
- a CDS encoding DUF3043 domain-containing protein has protein sequence MLADPVPLGFVFRSRAKEEKAPADKAPVTDSKVTRDPQAPKGRPTPKRSEAQTQRRSVAQTPSTRKEAAKRQRDDRRAAMERQRQALASGDERYLPVRDKGKVRRFARDYVDSRLCIAELFLPLAVIILMLSVVPVAVLKNVALLLWLVVIVMIVVDSFVIAIRLRKQLNERFPEENTKGAVRYALMRTLQMRRLRLPKPQVKRGERP, from the coding sequence ATGCTCGCGGACCCCGTACCCTTGGGTTTTGTGTTCCGTAGCCGTGCGAAGGAAGAGAAGGCACCCGCCGACAAGGCGCCGGTGACCGACTCCAAAGTGACCCGTGACCCTCAGGCCCCCAAGGGCCGCCCCACGCCCAAGCGCAGTGAGGCCCAGACCCAGCGCCGCAGCGTCGCCCAGACGCCGTCGACGCGCAAGGAGGCGGCCAAGCGCCAGCGTGACGACCGGCGTGCGGCGATGGAGCGGCAGCGCCAGGCCCTGGCCAGTGGCGACGAGCGCTATCTGCCCGTGCGCGACAAGGGCAAGGTGCGCCGGTTCGCGCGTGACTACGTGGACTCGCGGCTCTGCATCGCCGAGCTCTTCCTGCCGCTGGCCGTGATCATCCTCATGCTGAGCGTGGTGCCGGTCGCCGTGCTCAAGAACGTGGCGCTGCTGCTCTGGCTGGTCGTCATCGTGATGATCGTGGTCGACTCGTTCGTCATCGCGATCCGCCTGAGGAAGCAGCTCAACGAGCGCTTCCCGGAGGAGAACACCAAGGGCGCGGTCCGTTACGCGCTGATGCGCACTCTCCAGATGCGTCGACTCCGGCTGCCGAAGCCGCAGGTCAAGCGCGGAGAGCGGCCCTGA
- a CDS encoding class I SAM-dependent methyltransferase has product MARQLDEQITGRYPVGQRLRVLDVGAGQGTQALRLARAGHQVTGLERDATMMSVAREALAAEPEGIRSRVRLIEGDGHETGVHFLPGSFDVVLCHGVLMYAEEPDALLAGLARMLAPGGLLSLLVRNADALAMRPGIGGDWATALASFDTTAYTNRLGLDVRADRLATLTGTLAGIGAPLHAWYGVRVFTDTAADGAPVPPDAETMLAAEERAGRTDPYRQVAALLHLCGVRG; this is encoded by the coding sequence GTGGCCCGGCAGCTCGATGAGCAGATAACCGGGCGTTATCCGGTGGGGCAGCGCCTGCGGGTGCTCGACGTCGGGGCGGGCCAGGGCACACAGGCCCTGCGGCTCGCGCGGGCCGGCCACCAGGTGACCGGGCTCGAACGGGACGCCACGATGATGTCGGTGGCCCGTGAGGCGCTGGCCGCCGAGCCCGAGGGCATCCGGAGCCGGGTGCGCCTCATCGAGGGCGACGGGCACGAGACGGGTGTGCACTTCCTGCCGGGCAGTTTCGACGTGGTGCTGTGCCACGGCGTCCTGATGTACGCCGAGGAGCCGGACGCCCTGCTGGCCGGGCTGGCGAGGATGCTGGCCCCGGGCGGGCTGCTCTCGCTGCTGGTGCGCAACGCGGACGCGCTGGCCATGCGGCCCGGGATCGGCGGGGACTGGGCGACGGCGCTGGCCTCGTTCGACACGACCGCGTACACGAACCGGCTCGGTCTCGACGTCCGCGCCGACCGGCTCGCCACTCTGACCGGCACGCTCGCCGGGATCGGGGCTCCGCTGCACGCCTGGTACGGGGTGCGCGTCTTCACGGACACGGCGGCCGACGGCGCGCCGGTGCCTCCGGACGCGGAGACGATGCTGGCCGCCGAGGAGCGGGCCGGCCGGACGGACCCCTACCGGCAGGTGGCGGCCCTTCTTCATCTGTGCGGCGTGCGGGGCTGA
- a CDS encoding bifunctional adenosylcobinamide kinase/adenosylcobinamide-phosphate guanylyltransferase, whose translation MELTLLGTGAPAGLPRPDCPCAACASALGEEARAATALLVDGTLLLDLTPGAAFAAARAGHSLGGVRQVLLSHPHDGPAMEVPAGLPQPGRVPDGRELALMTGHRVRAVAMDAPGTGYAVTGPAGQRLLYLPPGAAPAGLDENGEAYHMVLLDVVGRPDALAKLRAVGAVDPTTDVIAVHIGHDVPPGAELRRRLAAAGARAVPDGATLDVGVYEDVPDVPRRTLVLGGARSGKSVEAERRMETFADVLYVATGGTRGGDTEWAQRVGAHRERRPGSWQTLETCDLVPLLDEDGPPLLVDCLSLWLTDAMDSVDAWDDAEWSGGGERALRARVEELVAAVRRTRRTLVAVSNEVGSGIVPATASGRRYRDELGRLNAAFAGECEHVLLVVAGQALTLRG comes from the coding sequence GTGGAACTGACTCTGCTCGGCACCGGTGCCCCCGCGGGCCTGCCCCGCCCCGACTGTCCCTGCGCTGCCTGCGCGAGCGCGCTCGGCGAGGAGGCGCGGGCGGCCACCGCGCTGCTCGTGGACGGCACGCTGCTGCTCGACCTCACCCCCGGCGCCGCGTTCGCGGCGGCCCGCGCCGGACACTCGCTGGGCGGCGTACGGCAGGTACTGCTCTCCCACCCGCACGACGGGCCCGCGATGGAGGTGCCGGCCGGGCTGCCGCAGCCCGGCCGGGTGCCCGACGGACGGGAGTTGGCGCTGATGACGGGACATCGGGTGCGGGCGGTGGCGATGGACGCGCCCGGCACGGGATACGCGGTGACCGGCCCGGCCGGACAGCGGCTGCTGTACCTGCCGCCGGGGGCGGCGCCGGCCGGCCTGGACGAGAACGGCGAGGCGTATCACATGGTGCTCCTGGACGTGGTGGGACGTCCTGACGCCCTGGCGAAGCTGCGCGCGGTCGGCGCGGTCGACCCGACGACGGACGTGATCGCGGTGCACATCGGCCACGACGTGCCCCCGGGGGCCGAGCTGCGCAGGAGGCTCGCCGCGGCGGGCGCGCGGGCCGTGCCCGACGGGGCCACGCTCGACGTGGGCGTGTACGAGGACGTGCCCGATGTGCCGCGCAGGACGCTGGTGCTCGGAGGGGCGCGTTCGGGCAAGTCGGTGGAGGCGGAACGGCGGATGGAGACCTTCGCCGACGTCCTGTACGTCGCCACGGGTGGCACGCGCGGCGGGGACACCGAGTGGGCGCAGCGGGTCGGCGCCCACCGTGAGCGGCGGCCCGGCTCCTGGCAGACCCTCGAGACGTGCGACCTGGTCCCCCTCCTCGACGAGGACGGCCCGCCGCTGCTCGTCGACTGTCTCTCGCTGTGGCTGACGGACGCGATGGACTCGGTCGACGCGTGGGACGACGCCGAGTGGTCCGGGGGCGGTGAACGCGCCCTGCGCGCCCGCGTGGAGGAACTCGTCGCCGCGGTCCGCCGCACCCGCCGGACGCTTGTGGCCGTCTCGAACGAGGTCGGCTCGGGCATCGTGCCGGCCACGGCCTCCGGTCGCCGCTACCGCGACGAACTCGGGCGGCTGAACGCGGCCTTCGCCGGGGAGTGCGAGCACGTGCTGCTGGTGGTGGCGGGGCAGGCCCTGACGCTGCGGGGCTGA